From one Xiphophorus hellerii strain 12219 chromosome 18, Xiphophorus_hellerii-4.1, whole genome shotgun sequence genomic stretch:
- the foxl2a gene encoding forkhead box protein L2a — MMATYQSPEEDQIALLIHDTNTSKEKERPKEEPDQEKAAEKPDPSQKPPYSYVALIAMAIRESSEKRLTLSGIYQYIISKFPFYEKNKKGWQNSIRHNLSLNECFIKVPREGGGERKGNYWTLDPACEDMFEKGNYRRRRRMKRPFRPPPAHFQPGKALFGGDGYGYLTPPKYLQSSFMNNSWSLGQPPTPMPYTSCQMAGGNVSPVNVKGLTAPSSYNPYSRVQSMALPSMVNSYNGMSHHHHPHHAQQLSPATAAPPPVSSSNGAGLQFACSRQPAELSMMHCSYWEHETKHSALHTRIDI, encoded by the coding sequence ATGATGGCCACTTACCAAAGTCCGGAGGAGGACCAGATAGCCTTATTGATCCATGACACGAACACGAGCAAGGAGAAGGAGCGACCCAAAGAGGAGCCGGACCAGGAAAAAGCCGCAGAAAAGCCCGATCCGTCCCAGAAACCGCCATACTCCTACGTCGCTCTCATCGCCATGGCCATCCGGGAGAGCTCAGAGAAGCGCCTCACTTTGTCCGGTATTTATCAATATATCATCAGCAAGTTCCCATTCTACGAGAAGAACAAGAAAGGCTGGCAAAACAGCATCAGGCACAACCTGAGTCTCAACGAATGCTTCATCAAGGTTCCGCGGGAGGGCGGCGGCGAGAGGAAGGGGAACTATTGGACCCTGGACCCGGCCTGTGAGGACATGTTCGAGAAGGGGAACTACAGGAGACGGCGCAGGATGAAGCGGCCTTTCAGACCCCCGCCAGCCCACTTCCAGCCGGGGAAGGCCTTGTTCGGAGGGGACGGCTACGGCTACCTGACCCCACCCAAGTACCTGCAGTCCAGTTTCATGAACAACTCCTGGTCGTTAGGCCAGCCGCCCACCCCGATGCCCTACACGTCCTGTCAGATGGCCGGTGGCAACGTGAGTCCGGTGAACGTGAAGGGACTGACGGCCCCCTCGTCCTACAACCCCTACTCCCGGGTCCAGAGCATGGCGCTGCCCAGCATGGTAAACTCTTACAACGGCATGAGCCACCACCATCACCCCCACCACGCGCAGCAGCTGAGCCCGGCCACCGCAGCACCTCCTCCGGTCTCCTCCAGCAACGGAGCCGGCCTGCAGTTCGCCTGCTCCCGCCAGCCCGCGGAGCTCTCCATGATGCACTGCTCTTACTGGGAACACGAGACCAAACACTCGGCGTTACACACGAGGATTGATATTTAA